Proteins encoded by one window of Lathyrus oleraceus cultivar Zhongwan6 chromosome 1, CAAS_Psat_ZW6_1.0, whole genome shotgun sequence:
- the LOC127127511 gene encoding uncharacterized protein LOC127127511 isoform X1, which translates to MDFFAMKRKKLQSLCKKHGIPANLKNSDMAEKLSLIYKEEKNENPGSRRLRSDVNKSNVEIIVLDSDSDSEVQMEASDTVAEKDSNEKTNVSTEHLLDEEPDQSLTTSPRSEVKSSNHNIHHMVDSEEIKQVCKLDDNIYVMDEAAAMCLDASTAMKHTDEVKSNDLNDIVSHPLRSDEDKSNLEITELDSEKDIDVQMEASDTVAEKDCNERTNVSAEHLLDEEPNQFITTSPLSEVKSSDLNNLESHLLRSDEDKSNLGSTDSGTDVQMEASDTVAEKDCNERTNVSAEHLLDEEPNQFITTSPLSEVKSSDLNNLESHLLRSDEDKSNLGSTDSGTDVQMEVSDTVAEKDCNERTNVSAEHLLDEEPSQFTTTSPISEVKSSDLNSFGSYSGFGNYMMLGDQTSSERTDVHEDTDLHQGSVEQFNKSDVYHCVISQSAKTCLDVNVENILDEVHSSSFEDSDETPVQFLDAEKMVVTGTATRNAYTSGAKFESSQKMSITPASKEIVGSSAKLLNNSVSPRDVVFCNLEESVQIGADKEQVDPSQEKMVEFSPKLFNNPGTPANGGIGLCGLEENLEIGVNKENIDPNEDVIYAEPSAMVMSDNQDVIQAVSEELGNKLMEENLEIGVNKENIDSNEDVIYAEPSAMVMSDNEDVIQAVSEEFRNSLMEDEVANMEDKFDLLGDVHESVNPGGTNSAHGSNIKTALNTYVTGGDILDEVHSSSFEDSDATPVQFPKTDPLRDAETSDLNLHKMFKTATAIKNADTSGVKFESSTKRSLSLTPEKMIGSSTKLLNNSGTPTNFGFCDVEENMQIGISKENIDPNEEVMHEEPSALVMSDNEGLIQAVSEELGNDLTEDEVANVDDKFDLFEDVPGSVNPGSKKNADLNTYVTDGDILDEVHSSSFEDSDVTPVQFLTTDQLREAETSDLDVHKMFETATATKNADASGVKFESSTKMSLNLTPEKVIGSSTKLLNNSGTPTNFGFCDADENLQIGANKEQVDPSQEKTMEFSPKLFNNPETPTNGGTGLWFLEENLEIGVNKENIDPNEDVMHEEPSALVMSDNEDLIHAVSEELGNDLMEDEVANVDDKFDLLEDVPGSVNPVSKKNADLNTYVTGGDILDEVHSSSFEDSDATPVQFLKTDPLREAETSVLNLHKMFETAIATKNADTGGVKFESSTKMSLSLTPEKMIGSSTKLLKNSGAPTHFGFCDVDENLQIGRNKVNIDPSDEILHAEPSLVVTSDNEEVDLSIHQMAALEACEEEMLKSSEKTCMVADPEECIGFSLNDLQASTTKGSEVETYFESTALGDVMETCNMEGCMETNMIEGENSQEENQGYSGSWKKKGSDVDDNSGANSDEEVRADELVPAVPQSSEMESCDFGLQQLFAQGEITMIEAENNQEDCVSAQREVVKFFDNSDVHDDIGRDGAKDVNQASSASWKRIRSDMDDASGASSTEQVKAGEITMIEAENNQEGCVSAQREVVKFFDNSDVHDDIGRDGAKDVNQASSASWKRIRSDMDDASGASSIEQVKAGEITMIEVENNQEDCVSAQREVVKFFDNSDVHDDIGRDGAKDVNQASSASRKRIRSDMDNASGASSIEQVKAGEITMIEAENNQEDCVSAQREVVKFFDNSDVHDDIGRDGAKDVNQASSASRKRIRSDMDDASGASSIEQVKAGELVPAVPQSSMDSCNFSLQQIFAQDTASGDQDVCPKKLDSPSKATPIASGEKNIIFTPMFNESSMMHKEMEIAMIEEENNAQWEVCKFLDTSDVHVGIGLDGAKDENQAYWASRKRKMSDVDDTSGGNSNEEVKADEFVPAVPHSSEMESCDFGFPQLFAQDTASGDEDAYQKKLDSSSKGTPTASGEKSIVFTPKLQESSMMRKKMRIEMNLSQKPATRDSVGTCDMKENIKTDKKEVDSSTVSRNKFAKRLPLQDLHQN; encoded by the exons ATGGATTTCTTTGCAATGAAGAGGAAGAAGCTTCAGAGCCTTTGCAAGAAGCACGGTATTCCGGCTAATCTTAAGAATAGCGATATGGCGGAGAAACTTTCTTTGATTTACAAG GAAGAAAAGAATGAGAATCCCGGGTCACGCCGGTTACGATCTGATGTGAACAAATCAAATGTGGAAATTATAGTATTGGACTCTGACAGTGATTCTGAAGTTCAAATGGAAGCTTCAG ATACTGTTGCTGAGAAGGATTCTAATGAGAAGACCAATGTGAGCACTGAACATTTACTCGATGAGGAACCAGATCAATCTCTAACCACTTCTCCTCGAAGTGAAGTCAAATCTTCTAATCATAATATTCATCACATGGTTGATTCAG AAGAGATTAAGCAAGTTTGTAAACTTGATGATAATATTTATGTTATGGACGAAGCTGCTGCAATGTGCCTTGATGCATCAACAGCTATGAAGCATACCGATGAGGTCAAGTCCAATGATCTTAATGATATCGTGTCGCACCCGTTACGATCCGATGAAGACAAATCGAATTTGGAAATTACAGAATTGGACTCTGAAAAGGATATTGATGTTCAAATGGAAGCTTCAG ATACTGTTGCTGAGAAGGATTGTAATGAGAGAACCAATGTGAGTGCTGAACATTTACTTGATGAGGAACCAAATCAATTTATAACAACTTCTCCACTAAGTGAGGTCAAGTCCAGTGATCTTAATAATCTCGAGTCGCACCTGTTACGATCCGATGAAGACAAATCAAATTTGGGAAGTACTGACAGTGGTACTGATGTTCAAATGGAAGCTTCAG ATACTGTTGCTGAGAAGGATTGTAATGAGAGAACCAATGTGAGTGCTGAACATTTACTTGATGAGGAACCAAATCAATTTATAACAACTTCTCCACTAAGTGAGGTCAAGTCCAGTGATCTTAATAATCTCGAGTCGCACCTGTTACGATCCGATGAAGACAAATCAAATTTGGGAAGTACTGACAGTGGTACTGATGTTCAAATGGAAGTTTCAG ATACTGTTGCTGAGAAGGATTGTAATGAGAGAACCAATGTGAGTGCTGAACATTTACTTGATGAGGAACCAAGTCAATTTACAACAACTTCTCCAATAAGTGAGGTCAAGTCCAGTGATCTTAATAGTTTTGGGTCCTATTCTGGATTTGGCAACTACATGATGTTGGGAGATCAGACCTCGAGTGAACGTACTGATGTTCATGAAGATACTGATCTCCATCAAGGATCAGTTGAACAATTTAACAAATCAGATGTTTATCATTGTGTAATATCCCAATCTGCTAAAACCTGCCTTGATGTGAATGTTGAGAATATTCTAGATGAGGTTCATTCGTCTAGTTTTGAAGATTCAGATGAGACTCCTGTTCAGTTTCTTGATGCTGAGAAAATGGTTGTCACAG GCACTGCTACTAGAAATGCATATACAAGCGGAGCAAAGTTTGAATCGTCACAAAAGATGAGTATAACTCCAGCTTCAAAGGAAATAGTTGGTTCATCTGCCAAGCTGCTAAATAATTCAGTGTCACCAAGAGATGTTGTATTTTGTAATTTGGAAGAAAGCGTGCAAATTGGTGCTGATAAGGAGCAAGTTGATCCTAGCCAAGAGAAAATGGTAGAGTTTTCTCCCAAGCTGTTTAATAATCCAGGGACACCAGCAAATGGTGGCATTGGACTCTGTGGTTTGGAGGAAAACTTGGAAATTGGTGTCAATAAGGAAAACATTGATCCCAATGAAGATGTTATTTATGCAGAACCCAGTGCGATGGTCATGAGCGACAATCAGGATGTTATTCAGGCTGTTTCAGAAGAACTTGGTAATAAGTTGATGGAGGAAAACTTGGAGATTGGTGTCAATAAGGAGAACATTGACTCCAATGAAGATGTTATTTATGCAGAACCTAGTGCGATGGTCATGAGCGACAATGAGGATGTTATACAGGCTGTTTCAGAAGAATTCCGTAACAGTTTGATGGAAGATGAAGTTGCGAACATGGAAGATAAATTTGATCTTCTTGGAGATGTTCATGAATCTGTTAACCCAGGTGGCACAAATAGCGCTCATGGATCAAACATAAAAACTGCTTTGAACACCTATGTGACTGGTGGAGATATTCTAGATGAGGTTCATTCATCTAGTTTTGAAGATTCAGATGCGACACCAGTTCAGTTTCCGAAAACTGATCCGTTAAGGGATGCGGAGACTAGTGATCTCAATCTTCACAAAATGTTTAAAACAG CTACTGCTATTAAAAATGCAGATACAAGTGGAGTGAAGTTTGAATCTTCAACAAAGAGGAGTTTAAGTCTTACTCCAGAGAAAATGATTGGTTCATCTACCAAGCTGCTTAATAATTCAGGGACACCAACAAATTTTGGATTTTGTGATGTGGAGGAAAACATGCAGATTGGTATCAGTAAAGAGAACATTGATCCCAATGAAGAAGTTATGCATGAAGAACCTAGTGCGTTGGTCATGAGCGACAATGAGGGTCTTATACAGGCTGTTTCAGAAGAACTTGGTAATGATTTGACGGAGGATGAAGTTGCGAACGTGGATGATAAATTTGATCTTTTTGAAGATGTTCCTGGATCTGTTAACCCAGGATCAAAGAAAAATGCTGATTTGAACACCTATGTGACTGATGGAGATATTTTAGATGAGGTTCATTCATCTAGTTTTGAAGATTCAGATGTGACACCAGTTCAGTTTCTGACAACTGATCAATTAAGGGAAGCCGAGACTAGTGATCTCGATGTTCACAAAATGTTTGAAACAG CTACTGCTACTAAGAATGCAGATGCAAGTGGAGTGAAGTTTGAATCTTCAACAAAAATGAGTTTAAATCTTACTCCAGAGAAAGTGATTGGTTCATCTACCAAGCTGCTTAATAATTCAGGGACACCAACGAATTTTGGATTTTGTGATGCGGATGAAAACTTGCAGATTGGTGCCAATAAGGAGCAAGTTGATCCTAGCCAAGAGAAAACGATGGAGTTTTCTCCGAAGCTGTTTAATAATCCTGAGACACCAACAAATGGTGGAACTGGACTCTGGTTTTTGGAGGAAAACTTGGAGATTGGTGTCAATAAGGAGAACATTGATCCCAATGAAGATGTTATGCATGAAGAACCTAGTGCGTTGGTCATGAGCGACAATGAGGATCTTATACATGCTGTTTCAGAAGAACTTGGTAACGATTTGATGGAGGATGAAGTTGCTAATGTGGATGATAAATTTGATCTTCTTGAAGATGTTCCTGGATCTGTTAACCCAGTATCAAAGAAAAATGCTGATTTGAACACCTACGTGACTGGTGGAGATATTCTAGATGAGGTTCATTCATCTAGTTTTGAAGATTCAGATGCGACACCAGTTCAGTTTCTGAAAACTGATCCGTTAAGGGAAGCGGAAACTAGTGTTCTCAATCTTCACAAAATGTTTGAAACAG CTATTGCTACTAAAAATGCAGATACAGGTGGAGTGAAGTTTGAATCTTCAACAAAAATGAGTTTAAGTCTTACTCCAGAGAAAATGATTGGTTCATCTACCAAGCTGCTTAAAAATTCAGGGGCACCAACACATTTTGGATTTTGTGACGTGGATGAAAACTTGCAGATTGGTCGCAATAAAGTGAACATTGATCCTAGTGATGAAATTCTACATGCAGAACCTAGTCTAGTGGTCACCAGTGATAACGAAGAGGTTGATCTTAGTATTCATCAAATGGCTGCTCTAG AAGCTTGTGAAGAAGAGATGCTTAAATCATCAGAAAAGACTTGTATGGTTGCTGATCCTGAGGAATGCATTGGATTTTCCCTTAATGACCTTCAAGCTTCAACTACTAAGGGCTCTGAGGTTGAAACATATTTTGAATCAACTGCACTTGGTGATGTTATGGAAACTTGTAACATGGAAGGATGCATGGAAACTAACATGATAGAGGGAGAAAACAGTCAGGAAGAAAATCAAGGTTATTCGGGGAGCTGGAAAAAGAAAGGGAGTGATGTGGATGATAATAGTGGTGCAAATTCAGATGAGGAAGTGAGAGCAGATGAGCTTGTTCCAGCGGTGCCGCAATCTAGTGAAATGGAGTCATGCGATTTTGGCCTTCAACAACTTTTTGCTCAAG GCGAGATCACCATGATTGAGGCAGAAAACAATCAGGAGGATTGCGTTTCAGCTCAGCGAGAAGTTGTCAAGTTTTTTGACAACTCCGATGTTCATGATGATATTGGCCGAGATGGAGCCAAAGATGTAAATCAAGCTTCTTCGGCAAGCTGGAAAAGGATAAGAAGTGACATGGATGATGCTAGTGGTGCAAGTTCAACTGAGCAAGTGAAAGCAG GCGAGATCACCATGATTGAGGCAGAAAACAATCAGGAGGGTTGCGTTTCAGCTCAGCGAGAAGTTGTCAAGTTTTTTGACAACTCCGATGTTCATGATGATATTGGCCGAGATGGAGCCAAAGATGTAAATCAAGCTTCTTCGGCAAGCTGGAAAAGGATAAGAAGTGACATGGATGATGCTAGTGGTGCAAGTTCAATTGAGCAAGTGAAAGCAG GCGAGATCACCATGATTGAGGTAGAAAACAATCAGGAGGATTGCGTTTCAGCTCAGCGAGAAGTTGTCAAGTTTTTTGACAACTCCGATGTTCATGATGATATTGGCCGAGATGGAGCCAAAGATGTAAATCAAGCTTCTTCGGCAAGCCGGAAAAGGATAAGAAGTGACATGGATAATGCTAGTGGTGCAAGTTCAATTGAGCAAGTGAAAGCAG GCGAGATCACCATGATTGAGGCAGAAAACAATCAGGAGGATTGCGTTTCAGCTCAGCGAGAAGTTGTCAAGTTTTTTGACAACTCCGATGTTCATGATGATATTGGCCGAGATGGAGCCAAAGATGTAAATCAAGCTTCTTCGGCAAGCCGGAAAAGGATAAGAAGTGACATGGATGATGCTAGTGGTGCAAGTTCAATTGAGCAAGTGAAAGCAGGTGAGCTTGTTCCAGCTGTGCCTCAATCTTCAATGGATTCATGCAATTTCAGCCTTCAACAAATTTTTGCTCAAG ACACTGCATCTGGAGATCAAGATGTTTGTCCAAAGAAGTTGGACTCACCATCAAAGGCTACACCAATTGCAAGTGGAGAGAAAAACATCATTTTTACTCCTATGTTCAATGAATCATctatgatgcataaagagatgGAGATTGCCATGATTGAAGAAGAAAATAATGCTCAGTGGGAAGTTTGCAAGTTTTTAGACACCTCTGATGTTCATGTTGGTATTGGTCTAGATGGAGCCAAAGATGAAAATCAAGCTTATTGGGCAAGCCGGAAAAGAAAAATGAGTGATGTGGATGATACTAGTGGTGGAAATTCAAATGAGGAAGTGAAGGCAGATGAGTTTGTTCCAGCTGTGCCGCATTCTAGTGAAATGGAGTCGTGTGATTTCGGCTTTCCACAACTTTTTGCTCAAG ATACTGCTTCTGGTGATGAAGATGCGTATCAAAAGAAATTGGACTCATCATCAAAGGGTACACCAACTGCAAGTGGAGAGAAAAGCATCGTTTTTACTCCCAAGCTCCAAGAATCATCAATGATGCGTAAAAAGATGAGGATTGAAATGAATTTGTCTCAAAAACCCGCAACAAGAGATAGTGTTGGTACTTGTGATATGAAAGAGAACATTAAAACTGACAAGAAAGAAGTCGATAGCTCGACGGTGTCAAGGAATAAGTTTGCCAAGAGGCTACCTCTTCAAGATCTTCATCAGAATTGA